GGACGTCTCCGCAGAATATTGCTTCCGAGCTTGTTTCTGTTTTGTCAGAGAGGTATCAGGATGCGCTTGTTAAGACTGCGGGCGGGTATGTAAATGTTTTTCTTGATAAGAGGAGTGTTTGTGCTCAGGTTGCTTCCGATATTATCGGAGCGGGGGAGGAGTACGGTAAGCAGGATTTGTTTTCTTCTCAGAAGATAATGATAGAGTTTTCCTGTCCCAATACCAACAAGCCTCTGCATCTTGGGCATATGCGCAATAATATTCTGGGTGAGAGTGTTTCCAGGCTTTTTTCTTTTCTTGGTGCGGATGTTTGCAAGGTAAACTTGATAAATGACAGGGGTATCCATATATGTAAGTCCATGCTGGCTTATAAGGAGCTTGGTAAGGGGGAGACGCCGGAGTTTGTTGGTAAGAAATCCGACCATTTTGTAGGAGATTACTATGTCAAGTTTAACCAGTGGGCTTCTGGCGATGAGAGTGCGGAGGAAAAGGCCAGAGAGATGCTCAGGC
This region of Spirochaetia bacterium 38H-sp genomic DNA includes:
- the argS gene encoding arginine--tRNA ligase; translated protein: TSPQNIASELVSVLSERYQDALVKTAGGYVNVFLDKRSVCAQVASDIIGAGEEYGKQDLFSSQKIMIEFSCPNTNKPLHLGHMRNNILGESVSRLFSFLGADVCKVNLINDRGIHICKSMLAYKELGKGETPEFVGKKSDHFVGDYYVKFNQWASGDESAEEKAREMLRQWENGDEEVLSLWKKMNKWAIDGINETYERTGISFDRVYY